Genomic window (Mobula hypostoma chromosome 25, sMobHyp1.1, whole genome shotgun sequence):
TGAACTGGGATTCACGCTAAACTTCACAACATACATCTgagataatgaacctgattctgattcaagtgtATTGTGGGACTTTCTGCCATCAAAATAAAGTTTCAAGACCTAGCTGTAATGTGCTTCAGCATCAGTGAAAAGGTGATCTATATTTCAATTGTTTTAAAACAGCTGTGAGAACCCCATCACTTTGTGAAAGTTACGCAACAGTGAAAAACTCTGTTTGCAAAGTTCACAGGTCAGTCAGTGTTGTTGATTTTCTTGTATAGATGAGCTTAACTCATTACCACATCTCAGCCTGTCTCTATTTACCCAGCAGGCCTGATCCCTGAAACCAATTCTTAAAAAGACATATCATGTAGTGCAGGGTGAGCATTACAGCTAACTGAATGGATCAAATGTAATTGACCCCAAAACATTAATTCTTTCTATTTTCACAGATCAGCTAATAACTGAATATTTACAGGAATTCAGTGTTTATTTTTCAGTTTTCAGTCATATGTCCAAGTTTGCTGCAGATACAAAGGAGTCAGTATGAGTTGTGAGGAGGATACAGAGAGGCTTTAGGGGATACAGACAGGTTAAATGAATGGCCGATGGTAAAGTGGGAAAAAGTGCTGTCATCCACTTTGATTGGGAAAAAAGGAAcatggagaattttttttaagtgaTAGACTGACAAGTGCTGAGAGAGTCTTGGTGAGACTGTACCTCGGATGTTGAGTACTGATCTGGTCTTAGAATGGTGGATATACTGCTGATAGGAGGACAACAATGACTCCCGGGATAAGGATTGTCCAATGAGGAAAGAGTAAACAGATTTGGATTTATTCTGTAGAATTTAGAAGATGATTGAGAGAGATATCTCACTGAAATAGCAAAATTCTACAGGGCCTGACAGAGTAGAAGCGGGGTCAGCATTTCCACTTGGATCTTGTGGTCACAATATCAGAGTGAgggcacggcaactctggcacaGTAGCTATTCATGTTCAAGAACAAGAGtgatagatttttggattttgatGGAATTGAGGGATGTGGGGTTAGTGTAACAAAAGGATGCCGAAGGGAaaaaattgaatggcagagtgggcACAAGAGGTTGAGCATTCAATTACTGCTTCAATTTCATATGCTCTTTTGTCCAAGTTAAAGTAGAAAGGAGTTTGTATTAATTCAGTGTTAACCTCATAAGTGCTTTCTATTTACAGAGCTGGGATTTCAATTTAAAAAAGCATGCACTGACACTCACAATGCAGTATGTGAGCCCAGGGGCGGGTATTATTGCACTCAGAACTGTCTGATGGCAGTAAAGCACAGAGCATGCCCACCTGGTCAAGGAGTTAAAGAGAAAGGTAGGTaacaagcagaagcagaaaaagcattgttgttgtggtgttgtcatgacagcgttttaaaatATCTCcatttaccccgtccacactacaaTGCGCAACaattgttttcaaatttacacactctggagagtgctttagaaaagctccatttttgggggatgaaaacgtcacttcaatgtggacggagggtcaaaacgaagagaaaaagcttcgttttcaaaattatctggcgtagtgtggacgtagccttagaatGGCATTTAGATTTGTTTTTTTAGAAAACTAATTCATCCTGTTACCCATTTTCACCCATTATTGAGTAGTCTTTACTTTGAGTTATTATTGTTCATTTGCTGCTTGGCTGTCTGCACTTCTGAACACACTAAGTCTGAAATTCCTCTAACCCTTGATCTGCTCCAGTTCTCCGTTAATAAAGCAAATATTTTGATATGCCTTTGTAGCATCTTCCTCACACTGTTATTCCAAAGCTTGAGCAGTTTATTCAGCTGTCACAAAGCCCTTGCTGTGCTGAGAGGCCTAGGCGAGGATGGTAAGGACTCAAGTGCGGGAGTACCTGAGACTAGAATCGAGACACAATGAGATGAGATCAGGGTTCTTGCCTAGATGCTAGACGAGAACCTGATGAGACGGAAATCCTCAATGCCATCGCAGactgaaccaaagttgagctgacgATTGAGCACCAAACCAGAGTTCAGGTGCTGTTTAAGTATCCAAATCTTGGCACCAAAACATAGCCGGTAGTTAGTGGAGCAGGTGAGAATCTTTAAAGGAACTGctccagctatccatactcctgATAATTGGAGTGTCTAAACCCCAGAGCTGGTGCATCACATGCATGCCATAGACCTCACACTACCCCCATTATTTTCCTTGCTTGCACTCCCCAGTAGCTGAAAATGTTTGTTGTATAGTGATGCCACCCAGCcggtgcccctcagctatgtggagtacttcgccatgtattcaacgtgagcctgaggctccgtagggttcctgtattgtggaagacgtcctgcctcgtccctgtgccgaagacgccgtgccccagcggcctcaatgactacagaccggtggcattgacctcccacatcataaagaccctggagagacttgttctggagctgctccggcctatggtcaggccacacttagatcccctccagtttgcctaccagccccgactaggagttgaggatgccatcatcttcctgctgaaccgtgtctacgcccacctggacaagccagcaagcactgtgagggtcatgttttttgacttctccagtgcgttcaacaccatctgccctgctctgctgggggagaagctgacagtgatgcaggtggatgcttccctggtatcatggattcttgattacctgactggcagaccacagtacatgtgcttgcaacactgtgtgtccgacagagtgatcagcagcactggggctctacagggaactgtcttgtctccctttctctttaccatttacacctcggacttcaactactgcacagagtcttgtcaccttcagaagttttcggatgactctgccatagttggatgcatcagcaagggagatgaggctgagtacagggctacggtaggaaactttgtcacatggtgtgagcagaattatctgcaacttaatgtgaaaaagcctaaggagctggtggtagacctgaggagagctaaggtaccggtgacccctgtttccatccagggggtcagtgtggacatggtggaggattacaaatacccggggatacgaattgacaataaactggactggtcaaaggacactgaggctgtctacaagaagggccagagccgtctctatttcctgaggagactgatgtcctctaacatctaccggacgatgctgaggatgttctacgagtctgtggtggccagtgctatcatgtttgctgttgtgtgctggggcagcaggctgagggtggcagacaccaacagaatcaacgaactcatttgtaaggccagtgatgttgtggggatggaactggactctctcacggtggtgtctgaaaagaggatgctgtctaagttgcatgccatcttggtcaatgtctcccatccactacataatgtactgggtgggcacaggagtacattcagccagagactcattccaccgagatgcagcacagagcgtcataggaactcattcctgcctgtggccatcgaactttacaactcctcccttggagggtcagacaccctgagccaataggctggtcctggacttatttcataatttactggcataaattacatattactatttaactatttattactatttctattactagttattatttatggagcaactgtaatgaaaaccaatttcccccgggattaataaggtatgactatgactatgactataataggTGCTAGTAACTATTGAAGCCATATGAAGGCATTAATTAATGAAAGCTAGAAGTCAAAACATGTTCAGGTAATCTTGCACCTAAACACCGTGAGGACTATTCAGTGAAGTCTTTGCTGAGTTTGACACCTTTAGTTACAGGTTCTGCAAATGACAGCTCAATAAATACTTAAAGTTGTAGTACCAAAACTACAACTTCATTTTATTCAATGTTAGACATTGTTGTAAAGCAAATAAAATTAACCATTTTTAACTGGAGTGCGTGAATGGTAAGAAATGCTTTCTAACACCAGTTTTACAGGCTCTCTCCTGGTTACTTGGCATAGTCATATATTCTTTTATTTTTCAGGAACAAATTTAAAAGATACAGTGTGTGGGAAATGTCCTATTGGGACTTTTTCAAGCATTAGTTCATCAACTGAAAAGTGTAAGAACTGGACAGTGTAAGTACTTTAAACTCCATGGTCAGAAAGGACATAAGGATCTTTGTCAAAGCTCCAACAATTTCCTCTCTTGTTTGCCTCAATAACATAGGATAAATCCCACTGGGATCTGGGTACTTATCCACTTGTAACAGATTTTTCATAATCAAACTTGGCGCAACTATTGCAGGTGCttgtacagatttttttttctgtgtcaTCCCCAGATGTGAAACGCTTAACCTTAAACAGGTTAAGCCAGGGAGTGCTAAAGCTGATGTGAAGTGTGAAGGAAAGAACACCCAGACAGTTATAGCTTCTGTTGTCGGTGTTAGTCTGGGTCTCATTGCGATTCTGGCACTATTTTTGCTCTGCAAATATAAATCACGTATGTAATTAATTTACTCTGCACATCTTCCAATATTTTCTACAACCAAAGTTTCTTAACCAGATTGA
Coding sequences:
- the LOC134337925 gene encoding tumor necrosis factor receptor superfamily member 5-like yields the protein MKITAHFFSGTKAEEFKMIFFLLLLVSQIPVTTACYPEEYDYGGICCSLCSPGSIVSRHCSLMRGTSCIPCAAGEYIEYPNSLENCFKCKECDHELGFQFKKACTDTHNAVCEPRGGYYCTQNCLMAVKHRACPPGQGVKEKGTNLKDTVCGKCPIGTFSSISSSTEKCKNWTVCETLNLKQVKPGSAKADVKCEGKNTQTVIASVVGVSLGLIAILALFLLCKYKSHCRDRQQNASLQNEYIRR